One region of Spirochaetaceae bacterium genomic DNA includes:
- a CDS encoding nucleotidyl transferase AbiEii/AbiGii toxin family protein has protein sequence MQQVRIRIELDTDPPPLAQYVVLTLLTPIPFQVRLFDLPCLFAGKLHAILCRNWKSRVKGRDFYDFVWYLGRQIPCNVRHLQARMTQTGHWQRERKLGIPQLRRLLRQRFGQVDFDQARSDVRPFIRDDAELELWDTTFFQSLAERVEAPPSV, from the coding sequence TTGCAGCAGGTACGGATCAGAATCGAGCTCGACACCGATCCGCCGCCGCTGGCTCAGTACGTAGTCCTCACACTGCTCACGCCGATACCGTTCCAGGTGCGGCTGTTCGACCTGCCGTGCCTGTTCGCCGGCAAGCTGCACGCCATCCTGTGCCGCAACTGGAAGAGCCGCGTGAAGGGCCGCGACTTCTACGACTTCGTCTGGTATCTCGGGCGGCAGATCCCTTGCAACGTCCGCCATCTGCAGGCCCGTATGACGCAGACCGGCCACTGGCAGCGGGAGCGCAAACTGGGCATCCCGCAACTGCGCCGGCTCCTGCGGCAAAGATTCGGGCAGGTGGACTTCGATCAGGCGAGGAGCGACGTCCGCCCGTTCATCCGCGACGACGCGGAACTGGAGTTGTGGGATACCACTTTCTTCCAGTCCCTCGCCGAACGTGTCGAAGCACCTCCGTCCGTGTAG
- a CDS encoding DUF368 domain-containing protein: MNRTARGGWRGDLLTLLRGVGLGVVELVPGVSAGTLALILGIYERMVGAIAALVEVARALLLPRRDGSATWRAQVVQAWRAVPWRFVLVLGAGMGGAPLLFSHPVGAVLDAAPHAALAFFCGVVLVAVVLPLRSVGAWRAPQVAAFLLAGAGAVVLLGLPAGGGGEPAMWFLGLSGMVAAAVMVLPGVSGAFVLLVLGPYPYLIGVIRGLTSGDPQLVPLMVFQAGVLIGMGAVSKALSWLLQRARGLTLAALSGLMLGSLRRLWPFLDWPDAAATGHLPLHAIPKVPPSKLAQVPGAELAAVLLAALAGAALAAAGVAAALRQAPAAPDGPAGDRAGY, translated from the coding sequence GTGAACCGGACTGCCCGAGGCGGCTGGCGCGGCGACCTGCTTACGCTGCTGCGCGGCGTGGGACTCGGGGTGGTCGAATTGGTGCCGGGGGTGAGCGCCGGCACCCTGGCGCTGATTCTCGGCATCTACGAGCGCATGGTGGGGGCGATCGCCGCGCTGGTCGAGGTCGCGCGTGCGCTGCTGCTGCCGCGGCGCGACGGTTCCGCCACGTGGCGGGCGCAGGTCGTGCAGGCGTGGCGTGCCGTGCCGTGGCGCTTCGTGCTGGTGCTCGGGGCCGGCATGGGCGGTGCGCCGCTGCTGTTCAGCCACCCGGTGGGGGCGGTGCTCGATGCGGCGCCACACGCGGCGCTGGCGTTTTTCTGCGGCGTGGTGCTGGTGGCGGTGGTGCTGCCGCTACGCTCGGTCGGCGCCTGGCGGGCGCCGCAGGTGGCGGCGTTCCTGCTGGCCGGGGCCGGCGCCGTGGTGCTGTTGGGGCTGCCGGCGGGCGGCGGCGGCGAGCCGGCAATGTGGTTCCTGGGTCTGAGCGGCATGGTGGCGGCCGCGGTGATGGTGCTGCCGGGGGTGAGCGGCGCCTTCGTGCTGCTGGTGCTCGGCCCCTACCCCTACCTGATCGGGGTGATCCGCGGGCTGACCTCCGGCGATCCGCAACTGGTGCCGCTGATGGTGTTCCAGGCCGGGGTGCTGATCGGCATGGGCGCGGTCAGCAAGGCCCTGTCCTGGCTGCTGCAACGCGCGCGCGGCCTCACGCTGGCGGCGCTGAGCGGCCTCATGCTGGGCTCGCTGCGCCGCCTGTGGCCGTTCCTGGACTGGCCCGACGCCGCCGCGACCGGCCACCTTCCGCTGCACGCCATCCCCAAGGTACCGCCCTCCAAGCTGGCACAGGTGCCGGGCGCCGAGCTGGCGGCGGTGCTGCTGGCCGCATTGGCCGGGGCGGCGCTGGCCGCGGCCGGCGTCGCCGCCGCGCTCCGCCAAGCGCCGGCCGCGCCAGACGGCCCGGCCGGCGACCGAGCAGGCTATTAG